A single region of the Halopiger xanaduensis SH-6 genome encodes:
- a CDS encoding DMT family transporter, producing MSGIDREVTPYAALAVAVFAASTSAILVRWSGAPSSVAAFYRVLFTTAVVAPVALLRHRGEFARLSRSDLAGAVVAGVALAVHFAAWFESLNYTSVAASVTLVQTQPIFVALGAGLVLGERISRETVVGIAVAVVGAAAMSFGDAGRAPLSDATALGNALALLGAVTVAGYVLAGRSIRQRVSLFPYVTVVYAACAATLFLVVGAQGHDYVAYPAREWLLFLGMAVGPGVFGHTVVNWVLKHLESVVVSVAWLGEPVGSALLAALLLAEIPDAITVGGGLVVLGGIYVTTIERERDRGGAETETPTD from the coding sequence GTGTCCGGAATCGACCGCGAGGTGACCCCGTACGCCGCGCTCGCCGTCGCCGTCTTCGCCGCGAGTACGAGCGCGATCCTCGTCCGCTGGAGCGGGGCGCCGAGTTCGGTCGCGGCGTTCTACCGGGTGCTGTTCACGACGGCGGTCGTCGCGCCCGTCGCCCTCCTGCGCCACCGCGGGGAGTTCGCGCGGCTCTCGCGATCGGACCTCGCCGGCGCCGTCGTCGCCGGCGTGGCGCTCGCCGTCCACTTCGCGGCCTGGTTCGAGAGCCTCAACTACACGAGCGTCGCCGCGAGCGTGACGCTCGTCCAGACCCAGCCGATCTTCGTCGCGCTCGGCGCCGGGCTCGTCCTCGGCGAACGAATTAGCCGCGAAACGGTGGTGGGGATCGCCGTCGCCGTCGTCGGCGCCGCTGCGATGTCGTTCGGCGACGCCGGGCGGGCGCCGCTGTCCGACGCGACGGCGCTCGGCAACGCCCTGGCGCTACTCGGCGCCGTCACCGTCGCGGGCTACGTCCTCGCCGGGCGGTCGATCCGCCAGCGCGTCTCGCTGTTTCCCTACGTAACCGTCGTCTACGCGGCCTGCGCGGCAACCCTGTTCCTCGTCGTCGGCGCGCAGGGCCACGACTACGTCGCCTACCCCGCCCGCGAGTGGCTGCTCTTCCTCGGCATGGCCGTCGGCCCCGGCGTCTTCGGCCACACGGTCGTCAACTGGGTGCTGAAGCACCTCGAGTCGGTCGTGGTCAGCGTCGCCTGGCTGGGCGAGCCGGTCGGCTCGGCGCTACTGGCCGCACTCCTGCTGGCAGAGATTCCCGACGCGATCACGGTCGGCGGCGGACTCGTCGTCCTCGGGGGGATTTACGTGACGACGATCGAACGCGAACGCGATCGCGGCGGTGCCGAGACGGAGACCCCCACCGACTGA
- a CDS encoding nitrous oxide reductase accessory protein NosL has product MTRLEGTGDPITRRQLLGAAGTGTAIAAAGCLGGGSEDDTGSGDRSDEEVGEGATNRYGESLVDHPGDEPIAFVDGQHCPVCRMTPASYSGWHCQLAHENGEGAVFDTPGCLFAYYAYQPVEEPVTAGWVMGIEADDLIDATEAHYVLVTDSEATADEPMGPNPRPFADREDAVAYLEAWEAEDLTEEDVISLDDVSQEHAEIYRGSRLP; this is encoded by the coding sequence ATGACTCGACTCGAGGGCACGGGCGATCCCATCACGCGGCGGCAACTCCTCGGCGCGGCGGGCACCGGAACGGCGATCGCCGCCGCGGGGTGTCTCGGCGGCGGAAGCGAGGACGACACAGGATCCGGGGACCGCAGCGACGAAGAGGTGGGCGAGGGAGCGACAAACCGCTACGGGGAGAGCCTCGTCGATCACCCCGGCGACGAGCCGATCGCGTTCGTCGACGGCCAGCACTGTCCGGTCTGTCGGATGACGCCCGCCTCGTATTCGGGCTGGCACTGCCAGCTCGCACACGAGAACGGCGAGGGCGCCGTCTTCGACACGCCGGGCTGTCTGTTCGCGTACTACGCCTACCAGCCGGTCGAGGAACCCGTCACCGCCGGCTGGGTGATGGGTATCGAGGCCGACGACCTGATCGACGCCACCGAGGCCCACTACGTGCTCGTCACCGACTCGGAAGCGACCGCCGACGAACCCATGGGCCCCAATCCGCGCCCGTTCGCCGACCGCGAGGACGCCGTCGCCTACCTCGAGGCGTGGGAGGCGGAGGACCTGACGGAAGAAGACGTCATCTCCCTCGACGACGTCAGCCAAGAGCACGCCGAGATCTACCGCGGAAGCCGGCTGCCGTAG
- a CDS encoding SRPBCC family protein, translating to MPTYERRTRVRAPLEDVWSFHSQVSGLETLTPDWMRLRVESVVGPDGDPDPDVLEVGSEVTLSVRPCGAGPRQRWTSVITERERGDGAAYFRDEMVDGPFDEWTHTHAFYADGEATIVRDHVEYALPLGPLDSSGPLAAAATPFSSLGFEAMFRDRHRRTRELLE from the coding sequence ATGCCCACCTACGAACGACGCACTCGAGTCCGCGCGCCGCTCGAGGACGTCTGGTCCTTTCACTCGCAGGTCTCCGGCCTCGAAACGCTCACGCCGGACTGGATGCGGTTGCGCGTCGAATCCGTCGTCGGCCCCGACGGCGATCCCGACCCCGACGTCCTCGAGGTCGGGTCGGAAGTGACGCTCTCGGTTCGCCCCTGCGGCGCGGGGCCGCGCCAGCGGTGGACGTCGGTCATCACCGAGCGCGAACGGGGTGACGGGGCGGCCTACTTCCGCGACGAGATGGTCGACGGCCCGTTCGACGAGTGGACGCACACGCACGCGTTCTACGCCGACGGCGAGGCGACGATCGTTCGGGATCACGTCGAGTACGCACTTCCGCTCGGTCCGCTGGATTCGTCGGGCCCGCTCGCGGCGGCTGCGACGCCGTTCTCGTCGCTCGGCTTCGAAGCGATGTTCCGCGACCGCCACCGGCGGACGCGGGAGTTGCTCGAGTAG
- a CDS encoding phosphate uptake regulator PhoU has protein sequence METRKVQVTGGSTYTVSLPKDWATDNDVSSGTIVEIYSEDDTLLVTPKSDADHQEGTLEVSTLEDEQLVRALLTMYVSGFDVIRLEANRITTEQRRAIRSAIQGLIGVEVVEEQTDCVVVQDLLDSSELSIVNAVTRMRLIANSMLADAVTALVENDDDIANDVIDRDDDVDRLFLVVSRIFRATLRSPRAAEELGLPREDCFDYHSSARQLERVADHAVKISQLALKLDEIPEEVATPLLELHADVEDILETSMDALFAEDSDEATAQSHDALEAVPAIDEHTRRIDDILRDLDPVMAQSLGLILDSLSRSADYGGNVAETALQKAAPRP, from the coding sequence ATGGAGACACGCAAGGTCCAGGTGACCGGTGGGTCGACGTACACCGTTTCACTGCCGAAGGACTGGGCGACCGACAACGACGTCAGCAGCGGTACCATCGTCGAAATCTACTCCGAGGACGACACGCTCCTCGTCACGCCGAAGAGCGACGCCGACCACCAGGAGGGCACGCTCGAGGTCTCCACGCTCGAGGACGAACAGCTCGTCCGCGCCCTGCTGACGATGTACGTCAGCGGCTTCGACGTCATCCGCCTCGAGGCGAACCGGATCACGACCGAGCAGCGCCGGGCGATCCGCAGCGCGATTCAGGGGCTCATCGGCGTCGAGGTCGTCGAGGAACAGACCGACTGCGTCGTCGTCCAGGACCTCCTCGATTCGTCGGAGCTATCGATCGTCAACGCCGTTACGCGCATGCGGCTGATCGCGAACTCGATGCTCGCCGACGCCGTCACCGCCCTGGTCGAGAACGACGACGACATCGCCAACGACGTCATCGACCGCGACGACGACGTCGATCGGCTCTTCCTCGTCGTCTCGCGGATCTTCCGGGCGACGCTGCGCTCGCCGCGTGCCGCTGAGGAACTCGGCCTCCCCCGGGAGGACTGCTTCGACTACCACTCGAGCGCCCGCCAACTCGAGCGCGTCGCGGACCACGCCGTCAAGATCAGCCAACTGGCGCTCAAACTCGACGAGATTCCGGAGGAAGTCGCCACCCCGCTGCTGGAACTGCACGCCGACGTCGAGGACATCCTCGAGACGTCGATGGACGCGCTGTTCGCCGAGGACAGCGACGAGGCGACCGCACAGAGCCACGACGCCCTCGAGGCCGTGCCGGCGATCGACGAACACACCCGCCGAATCGACGACATCCTCCGCGATCTGGATCCGGTGATGGCCCAATCGCTCGGGCTGATCCTCGACTCGCTGTCCCGGAGCGCCGACTACGGCGGAAACGTCGCCGAGACGGCGCTGCAGAAGGCTGCACCGCGGCCCTAA